A genome region from Pseudomonas pergaminensis includes the following:
- a CDS encoding DUF493 domain-containing protein, with protein sequence MTDKEVNAPKIEFPVVDYPIKVISDTGVGRKDLILEIVRKHATINDQRVDERSSSTGKYTTIQLHIVATDQDQLYNINSELRATGFVHMVL encoded by the coding sequence ATGACCGATAAAGAAGTAAACGCGCCAAAGATCGAATTCCCAGTGGTGGACTACCCCATCAAGGTGATCAGCGATACCGGTGTCGGCCGTAAAGACCTGATTCTCGAGATCGTGCGTAAACACGCGACGATCAACGATCAGCGCGTGGATGAGCGATCCAGCTCTACCGGCAAATACACGACGATCCAGTTGCACATTGTTGCGACTGATCAAGACCAGCTCTACAACATCAACAGCGAACTGCGGGCCACTGGCTTCGTGCACATGGTGCTGTGA
- a CDS encoding D-alanyl-D-alanine carboxypeptidase family protein, which translates to MNITTLAKRTCLLISLIITPAAWAVEMVPASPQLAAKSWVLMDAASGNVLVESNGDQRLPPASLTKLMTAYIATLEIRRGQIGENDPVTVSENAWRTGGSRMFIKVGSQVTVSDLLHGIIIQSGNDASVALAEHIAGSEDAFADMMNKTVADLGMTNSHFMNPTGLPNPEHYSSAHDMAILARAIIRVDPVHYAIYSQKEFFWNNIKQPNRNLLLWRDKTVDGLKTGHTDEAGYCMVSSAVRDGQRLIAVVFGTNSEQARAAETQKLLTYGFRFFETQTFYQKGTELATAPVWKGATSQVKAGLAEDLTLTMPKGQLKKLAASMTMNPQLVAPIAKGDVIGKVEVKLDDKVVHSADLIALDAVDEGGIFRRVWDSIRLFFYSLFN; encoded by the coding sequence ATGAACATCACCACCTTAGCCAAACGCACGTGCCTGCTTATCTCGCTGATCATCACCCCGGCCGCCTGGGCGGTTGAAATGGTGCCGGCTTCACCGCAACTGGCCGCCAAGTCCTGGGTCCTCATGGATGCCGCCAGTGGCAACGTGCTGGTCGAGAGCAACGGTGACCAGCGCCTGCCGCCTGCCAGCCTGACCAAGCTGATGACCGCCTACATCGCGACCCTGGAAATCCGTCGCGGCCAGATCGGCGAGAACGACCCGGTTACTGTCAGCGAAAACGCCTGGCGCACCGGCGGTTCGCGGATGTTCATCAAGGTCGGCTCGCAAGTCACCGTGAGCGACCTGCTGCACGGCATCATCATCCAGTCCGGTAACGACGCCAGCGTCGCCCTGGCCGAGCACATCGCCGGCAGCGAAGACGCATTCGCCGACATGATGAACAAAACCGTGGCCGACCTGGGCATGACCAACAGCCACTTCATGAACCCGACCGGTCTGCCGAACCCAGAGCACTACTCGTCGGCTCACGACATGGCGATCCTGGCGCGCGCAATCATCCGTGTCGACCCGGTGCACTACGCGATCTACTCCCAGAAGGAGTTCTTCTGGAACAACATCAAGCAGCCTAACCGCAACCTGTTGCTGTGGCGCGACAAGACCGTCGATGGCCTGAAAACCGGCCACACCGACGAAGCCGGCTACTGCATGGTGTCGTCCGCCGTACGTGATGGCCAACGCCTGATCGCGGTGGTCTTCGGCACCAACAGCGAGCAGGCCCGTGCGGCCGAGACGCAAAAACTGCTGACCTACGGTTTCCGTTTCTTCGAAACCCAGACCTTCTATCAGAAGGGTACTGAACTGGCGACCGCGCCCGTGTGGAAAGGCGCTACCTCCCAAGTCAAAGCCGGCCTGGCTGAAGACCTGACCCTGACCATGCCTAAAGGCCAGCTGAAAAAGCTCGCCGCCAGCATGACCATGAACCCGCAATTGGTTGCCCCAATCGCCAAGGGTGACGTGATCGGCAAGGTCGAAGTGAAGTTGGACGACAAAGTGGTTCACAGTGCCGACCTGATCGCGCTGGACGCCGTCGACGAAGGTGGTATCTTCCGCCGCGTCTGGGATAGCATCCGTCTATTCTTCTACAGCTTGTTCAACTGA
- a CDS encoding septal ring lytic transglycosylase RlpA family protein codes for MRASPFNQPLKLVAFAALSLLVVSCSTSRGPVQKSGGTAVRSQPGLDINRAHKDGAPWWDVDVSKIPDATPTLHTGAYKANPYTVLGKTYFPLQESKTYVQSGTASWYGTKFHGQNTANGEVYDLYGMSAAHKTLPLPSYVRVTNLDNNRTVILRVNDRGPFYSDRIIDLSYAAAKKLGYAETGTARVKVEGIDPAQYWAQRGKPAPLMLNEPQTPQPQITASAGKVEQWTPPPQQHAPDTVAVPQAAQGASLAGGQYLQVGAFANPDAAELLRSKLSSMVNAPVFISSIVRNQQTLHRVRMGPIGSPSEVAQVQNSVRLANLGQPSVVTAE; via the coding sequence ATGCGGGCATCGCCGTTCAATCAACCGCTCAAGCTGGTGGCGTTCGCCGCGTTGTCCCTGCTGGTCGTCAGTTGTTCCACCAGCCGTGGTCCGGTGCAGAAGTCGGGGGGCACGGCCGTCCGTTCCCAGCCGGGCCTGGACATCAACCGCGCGCACAAAGACGGCGCGCCGTGGTGGGATGTCGACGTGTCGAAGATCCCGGATGCCACGCCAACCCTGCACACCGGCGCCTACAAGGCCAACCCGTACACCGTGCTGGGCAAGACCTATTTCCCGCTGCAGGAATCCAAGACCTACGTGCAATCGGGCACAGCGTCCTGGTACGGCACCAAGTTCCATGGCCAGAACACCGCCAACGGCGAAGTGTATGACCTGTACGGCATGAGCGCGGCGCACAAGACGTTGCCGCTGCCCAGCTACGTACGGGTGACCAACCTGGATAACAACCGCACGGTCATCCTGCGGGTCAACGACCGTGGGCCGTTCTATTCGGACCGCATCATCGACTTGTCCTACGCCGCCGCGAAGAAACTCGGTTACGCCGAAACCGGCACCGCGCGGGTCAAGGTCGAAGGCATCGACCCGGCGCAGTATTGGGCCCAGCGTGGCAAGCCGGCGCCGTTGATGCTCAATGAGCCGCAGACTCCGCAACCGCAAATCACCGCGTCGGCCGGCAAGGTCGAGCAGTGGACACCGCCGCCACAGCAGCACGCCCCGGACACCGTGGCCGTGCCGCAAGCCGCCCAGGGCGCTTCGCTGGCAGGCGGACAATATTTGCAGGTGGGCGCTTTCGCCAACCCGGATGCGGCAGAACTGTTAAGGTCCAAGCTGAGCAGCATGGTCAACGCGCCGGTATTTATCAGCTCCATCGTGCGTAACCAGCAGACGTTGCACCGTGTACGCATGGGCCCGATCGGCTCGCCGAGCGAGGTCGCGCAGGTGCAGAACAGCGTGCGCCTGGCCAACCTGGGGCAGCCCAGCGTGGTCACAGCAGAATAA
- the mltB gene encoding lytic murein transglycosylase B produces the protein MQVMRGWATRHASWMGLIGLLGATQEAQAGDYDGSPQVAEFVGEMTRDYGFAGEQLMGVFREAQKKQAILDAISRPAERVKQWKEYRPMFLTDARVARGVDFWRQHEAVLARAEQEYGVPAQVIVSIIGIETFYGRNTGSYRVIDALSTLGFDYPPRADFFRKELREFLLLAREEQVDPLTLKGSYAGAMGLPQFMPSSFRAYAVDFDGDGHINIWSNPDDAIGSVASYFKRHGWVAGEPVVIRADVAGDRADEGLTQGIEPAKTVGELRALGWSSQNALPDDMPVTAFRLEGENGPEYWMGLKNFYAITRYNRSVMYAMAVHQLSDMLVQARGNK, from the coding sequence ATGCAAGTAATGCGCGGCTGGGCGACTCGGCACGCGTCCTGGATGGGCCTGATTGGGCTGCTGGGCGCAACGCAAGAGGCGCAGGCCGGTGACTACGATGGTTCACCCCAGGTCGCCGAGTTTGTCGGTGAAATGACCCGCGACTATGGTTTCGCCGGTGAACAGCTGATGGGCGTGTTCCGCGAAGCCCAGAAGAAGCAGGCGATCCTAGACGCCATCTCACGCCCAGCCGAACGCGTGAAACAGTGGAAGGAATACCGCCCGATGTTCCTCACCGACGCCCGCGTGGCACGAGGTGTGGACTTCTGGCGCCAACACGAGGCGGTACTGGCCCGCGCCGAGCAGGAATACGGCGTGCCGGCCCAGGTGATTGTCTCGATCATTGGCATTGAAACCTTTTACGGGCGCAATACGGGCAGTTACCGGGTGATCGACGCCTTGTCGACCCTGGGCTTCGATTACCCGCCGCGCGCTGACTTCTTTCGCAAGGAGCTGCGCGAGTTCCTGCTGCTGGCCCGTGAAGAACAGGTCGACCCGCTGACCCTCAAGGGTTCCTACGCCGGTGCGATGGGCTTGCCGCAGTTCATGCCAAGCAGCTTTCGCGCCTATGCGGTGGATTTTGACGGCGACGGGCATATCAATATCTGGAGCAACCCTGACGACGCGATCGGCAGTGTAGCCAGCTACTTCAAGCGTCATGGCTGGGTCGCCGGCGAGCCGGTGGTGATCCGCGCCGATGTCGCCGGGGACCGCGCCGACGAAGGCCTGACCCAGGGCATCGAGCCGGCCAAGACGGTCGGGGAGTTGCGGGCGCTGGGCTGGTCGAGTCAGAATGCGCTGCCGGATGATATGCCGGTCACGGCATTCCGCCTCGAAGGCGAAAACGGCCCGGAATACTGGATGGGCCTGAAGAATTTCTACGCAATCACGCGTTATAACCGCAGTGTGATGTACGCCATGGCCGTGCATCAGCTGTCAGACATGCTGGTCCAAGCACGGGGCAACAAGTAA
- the rodA gene encoding rod shape-determining protein RodA has product MRRRATLLQRMHIDGPLLILLLTLAAGSLFVLYSASGKNWDLLIKQASSFGLGLLSMVVIAQLEPRFMARWVPLGYVAGVLLLVVVDVMGHNAMGATRWINIPGVIRFQPSEFMKILMPATIAWYLSKRTLPPQLKHVGISLILIGVPFILIVRQPDLGTSLLILAGGAFVLFMGGLRWRWILSVLAAAVPVAVAMWFFFMHDYQKQRILTFLDPESDPLGTGWNIIQSKAAIGSGGVFGKGWLLGTQSHLDFLPESHTDFIIAVMGEEFGLVGICALLLIYLLLIGRGLVITAQAQTLFGKLLAGALTMTFFVYVFVNIGMVSGLLPVVGVPLPFISYGGTSLVTLLSAFGVLMSIHTHRKWIAQV; this is encoded by the coding sequence ATGCGTCGCCGTGCGACGTTGCTGCAGCGCATGCACATTGATGGCCCATTGCTGATCCTGCTGCTGACCCTGGCGGCCGGCAGCCTGTTCGTGCTGTATTCGGCCAGCGGCAAGAACTGGGACTTGCTGATCAAGCAGGCTTCGTCGTTCGGCCTTGGGTTGTTGTCGATGGTGGTGATCGCCCAGCTTGAGCCGCGCTTCATGGCGCGCTGGGTGCCGCTCGGTTACGTGGCCGGCGTGTTACTGCTGGTGGTGGTGGACGTTATGGGCCACAACGCCATGGGCGCGACCCGCTGGATTAACATTCCGGGGGTGATTCGCTTCCAGCCGTCGGAATTCATGAAGATTCTGATGCCGGCGACCATCGCCTGGTACCTGTCCAAGCGCACCTTGCCGCCGCAGCTCAAGCACGTAGGGATCAGCCTGATCCTGATTGGCGTGCCGTTTATCCTGATCGTGCGCCAGCCCGACCTCGGCACCTCGCTGCTGATCCTGGCGGGCGGTGCATTCGTGCTGTTCATGGGCGGTCTGCGCTGGCGCTGGATCCTCAGCGTGCTGGCCGCCGCCGTGCCCGTGGCCGTGGCCATGTGGTTCTTCTTTATGCACGACTACCAGAAGCAGCGGATCCTGACCTTCCTCGATCCCGAAAGCGACCCGCTGGGCACCGGCTGGAACATCATCCAATCAAAGGCCGCCATCGGCTCCGGTGGCGTATTTGGTAAGGGTTGGTTACTGGGCACCCAGTCGCACTTGGACTTTTTGCCCGAGAGCCACACCGACTTCATTATTGCGGTAATGGGCGAAGAGTTCGGCCTGGTGGGCATTTGCGCGCTGTTGCTGATCTATTTACTGTTGATCGGTCGCGGCCTGGTGATCACCGCACAGGCGCAGACGCTGTTCGGCAAATTGCTGGCTGGCGCCCTGACCATGACTTTTTTTGTTTACGTTTTCGTCAACATCGGTATGGTCAGTGGCCTGTTGCCGGTCGTTGGGGTGCCGTTGCCGTTCATTAGCTACGGCGGAACTTCGCTGGTGACATTGCTGTCAGCGTTTGGGGTTTTGATGTCGATTCATACGCATCGCAAATGGATCGCACAGGTTTGA
- the mrdA gene encoding penicillin-binding protein 2 has translation MTQPIRIKDHEKDARLVRARVVFGAIMVVALLGVLIARLYFLQVIQYDYHSTLSENNRVHVQPIPPTRGLIFDRNGVVVADNRPSFSLSMTRERSGDWQQILDVIVEVLQLTPEDRVIFEKRMKQGRRPFEPVPILFELTEEQIARIAVNQFRLPGVEVVAQLVRHYPQGPHFAHSVGYMGRINEKELKTLDPVNYSGTHHIGKTGIERFYEPELHGQVGYEEVETNARGRVLRVLKRTDPVPGKDIVLSLDIKLQEAAEMALGGRRGAVVALDPKTGEVLAMVSQPSFDPNLFVTGISFKAYAELRDSIDRPLFNRVLRGLYPPGSTIKPAVAIAGLDAGVVTASSRVYDPGYYMLPNYDHKYRNWNRTGDGYVDLDTAIMRSNDTYFYDLAHKLGIDRLSAYMGKFGLGQKVSLDMFEESPGLMPSREWKRATRRQAWFPGETLILGIGQGYMQATPLQLAQATALVANKGIWNRPHLAKTIEGEKPLDENPIPDIVLRDPSDWTKVNHGMQQVMHGARGTARKAAIGAQYRIAGKSGTAQVVAIKQGEKYDRTKVQERHRDHALFVGFAPADDPKIVVAVMVENGESGSGVAAPVVRQVMDAWLLADDGRLKPEYGGPPSSTEVTAREE, from the coding sequence ATGACCCAACCGATCCGCATCAAGGACCACGAGAAAGACGCACGTCTTGTACGCGCGCGCGTGGTGTTTGGCGCGATCATGGTGGTGGCGTTGTTGGGCGTGCTGATTGCCCGCCTGTATTTCCTGCAGGTGATCCAGTACGACTATCACTCCACGCTGTCGGAAAACAACCGGGTGCATGTGCAGCCGATCCCTCCGACCCGTGGGCTGATTTTCGACCGTAATGGCGTGGTGGTTGCGGATAACCGGCCCAGCTTCAGCCTGAGCATGACCCGCGAGCGTTCCGGCGACTGGCAGCAGATCCTCGATGTGATCGTCGAGGTGCTGCAGCTGACGCCGGAAGACCGGGTGATCTTCGAGAAGCGCATGAAGCAGGGGCGCCGGCCTTTCGAGCCGGTGCCGATCCTGTTCGAGCTGACCGAAGAGCAGATCGCGCGGATCGCGGTGAACCAGTTCCGTTTGCCGGGTGTGGAGGTGGTGGCGCAGTTGGTGCGGCATTACCCGCAAGGGCCGCACTTTGCCCACTCAGTCGGCTACATGGGGCGGATCAACGAGAAAGAGCTGAAAACCCTCGATCCGGTCAATTACAGCGGCACCCACCATATCGGCAAGACCGGCATCGAGCGCTTCTACGAGCCCGAGCTGCACGGCCAGGTGGGCTACGAAGAAGTCGAGACCAACGCCCGAGGCCGCGTGCTGCGGGTGCTCAAACGCACCGACCCGGTGCCGGGCAAGGACATCGTACTGAGCCTGGACATCAAGCTGCAGGAAGCGGCGGAAATGGCCCTGGGCGGTCGTCGCGGCGCGGTGGTGGCGCTGGACCCGAAGACGGGCGAAGTGCTGGCGATGGTCAGCCAGCCAAGCTTCGACCCCAACCTGTTCGTGACCGGCATCAGCTTCAAGGCCTACGCCGAGTTGCGCGATTCCATCGACCGGCCGCTGTTCAACCGCGTACTGCGCGGCCTGTATCCACCGGGGTCAACGATCAAGCCGGCGGTGGCGATTGCGGGGTTGGACGCGGGTGTGGTGACGGCCTCCAGTCGAGTCTATGACCCCGGCTACTACATGCTGCCCAACTACGATCACAAATACCGTAACTGGAACCGCACCGGTGACGGCTATGTCGACTTGGACACCGCGATCATGCGCTCCAACGACACCTATTTTTACGACCTGGCGCACAAGCTGGGTATCGATCGTTTGTCCGCCTACATGGGCAAGTTCGGCCTCGGCCAGAAGGTCTCCCTGGACATGTTCGAAGAATCCCCCGGCCTGATGCCGTCGCGGGAATGGAAGCGTGCGACCCGCCGCCAGGCGTGGTTCCCGGGCGAAACCCTGATTCTGGGTATTGGCCAGGGCTATATGCAGGCCACGCCGCTGCAACTGGCCCAGGCGACCGCACTGGTGGCCAACAAAGGCATCTGGAACCGTCCGCACCTGGCCAAGACCATCGAGGGCGAGAAGCCTTTGGACGAAAACCCGATCCCGGACATCGTGCTGCGCGACCCGTCCGACTGGACCAAGGTCAACCATGGCATGCAGCAAGTGATGCACGGCGCCCGTGGTACTGCGCGCAAGGCCGCGATTGGCGCCCAATACCGCATCGCCGGCAAGAGCGGTACCGCCCAGGTCGTGGCGATCAAGCAGGGCGAGAAATACGACCGCACCAAGGTCCAGGAGCGCCACCGTGACCACGCCTTGTTTGTCGGCTTTGCCCCGGCGGACGACCCGAAAATCGTGGTGGCGGTGATGGTCGAGAACGGCGAGTCCGGCTCCGGCGTCGCGGCGCCCGTGGTGCGCCAAGTGATGGACGCCTGGCTGTTGGCCGACGACGGCAGGCTCAAGCCCGAATATGGCGGCCCCCCTTCAAGCACCGAGGTTACGGCCCGTGAAGAGTAA
- the rlmH gene encoding 23S rRNA (pseudouridine(1915)-N(3))-methyltransferase RlmH, protein MRLRLIAVGSRMPKWVEEGWHEYAKRLPAELSLELVEIPLNTRGKNADVARFIRQEGEAMLAKVGPNERIVTLEVHGKPWSTEQLAVELDRWRLDSRTVNFMVGGPEGLAPEVCARADQRWSLSALTLPHPLVRILIGEQLYRAWTVLSGHPYHK, encoded by the coding sequence GTGCGCCTGCGTCTGATTGCTGTCGGTTCACGCATGCCCAAGTGGGTGGAAGAAGGCTGGCACGAGTATGCCAAGCGTCTGCCCGCTGAGCTGTCGCTGGAACTGGTAGAGATACCGCTCAATACCCGGGGCAAGAATGCCGATGTGGCGCGCTTTATCCGTCAGGAAGGCGAAGCCATGTTGGCCAAGGTCGGCCCCAACGAGCGCATCGTCACCCTTGAAGTGCACGGCAAACCCTGGAGCACCGAGCAGCTGGCGGTGGAACTGGATCGCTGGCGCCTGGACTCGCGTACGGTCAACTTCATGGTTGGCGGCCCCGAAGGGCTGGCACCGGAAGTCTGCGCGCGGGCGGACCAGCGTTGGTCGCTGTCGGCGCTGACGCTGCCGCACCCGCTGGTAAGGATCCTGATCGGTGAACAGCTGTATCGCGCCTGGACAGTTCTGTCCGGGCACCCTTATCACAAATAA
- the rsfS gene encoding ribosome silencing factor, giving the protein MTNKDVSKVKRKGTFKSAPLPVEAHTGPELAGEELVKVAVAALEDVKAQDIQVLDVRDKQSITDYMIIATGTSNRQIGAMLDKVREAVKAQGVKPLGEEGKGDSDWVLLDMDDVIVHMMTSNARQFYDLERLWKGAEQSRAADGKHHSPEVGHAHFDKLNKDQE; this is encoded by the coding sequence ATGACGAACAAAGACGTAAGCAAAGTTAAGCGCAAAGGCACGTTCAAAAGCGCCCCGCTGCCAGTAGAAGCCCACACCGGCCCTGAGCTGGCTGGCGAAGAGCTGGTAAAAGTTGCCGTGGCGGCCCTGGAAGACGTCAAGGCCCAGGACATCCAGGTGCTGGACGTGCGCGACAAGCAGAGCATCACCGACTACATGATCATCGCCACCGGTACCTCGAACCGTCAGATCGGCGCGATGCTGGACAAGGTCCGCGAAGCCGTCAAAGCCCAGGGCGTGAAGCCGCTGGGTGAAGAAGGCAAGGGCGACAGCGACTGGGTGCTGCTGGACATGGACGACGTGATCGTTCACATGATGACCTCCAACGCCCGTCAGTTCTACGACCTGGAGCGTCTGTGGAAAGGCGCCGAGCAGAGCCGTGCCGCCGATGGCAAGCACCACAGCCCGGAAGTGGGCCATGCGCACTTCGACAAGCTGAACAAAGACCAGGAATAA
- the nadD gene encoding nicotinate-nucleotide adenylyltransferase — protein sequence MGKRIGLLGGTFDPVHIGHLRSALEVADALALDELRMMPNARPPHRDTPQVSPQQRLEMVRLAVDGIAPLVVDDRELKRDKPSYTVDTLELMRAELAADDQLFLLLGWDAFCGLPSWHRWEELLQHCHILVLQRPDADSEPPDALRNLLAARSVSDPLALTGPNGNIAFVWQTPLAVSATQIRQLLASGKSVRFLVPDAVLAYIDAHGLYRASN from the coding sequence ATGGGTAAACGCATCGGGCTGCTCGGCGGTACTTTCGACCCCGTGCACATCGGCCATTTGCGCAGTGCCCTGGAAGTCGCGGATGCCCTCGCGCTCGATGAGTTGCGCATGATGCCCAACGCACGGCCGCCCCATCGCGATACGCCGCAGGTGTCACCGCAGCAGCGCCTGGAAATGGTGCGCCTGGCGGTGGACGGCATAGCGCCGCTGGTGGTGGACGACCGCGAGCTCAAGCGCGATAAACCGTCCTACACTGTTGACACCCTGGAACTGATGCGCGCCGAGTTGGCCGCGGATGACCAGTTGTTTCTGCTTTTGGGCTGGGACGCATTTTGCGGCCTGCCCTCTTGGCACCGCTGGGAGGAACTCCTCCAGCATTGCCACATCCTGGTTTTGCAACGCCCGGATGCCGACAGCGAACCGCCGGATGCCTTGCGCAACCTGCTGGCCGCGCGGTCGGTAAGTGACCCCTTGGCCCTGACCGGGCCGAACGGGAATATTGCATTCGTCTGGCAGACCCCGCTTGCGGTGTCCGCCACCCAGATCCGTCAACTGCTGGCCAGCGGGAAGTCGGTACGTTTCCTGGTGCCTGACGCGGTCCTGGCCTACATCGATGCGCACGGGCTTTACCGTGCGTCGAACTGA
- a CDS encoding glutamate-5-semialdehyde dehydrogenase — MTESVLDYMTRLGRAARQASRLIARASTAQKNRALLAAADALDASRSELTAANELDLANGRANGLEPALLDRLALTPARIDDMIEGLRQVAKLPDPIGEIRDMRYLPSGIQVGKMRVPLGVIGIIYESRPNVTIDAASLCLKSGNATILRGGSEAINSNRAIAACIQQGLAVAELPAEVVQVVETTDRAAVGALITMPEFVDVIVPRGGKSLIERVSRDAKVPVIKHLDGVCHVFIDVAADIDKAIRIADNAKTHRYAPCNTMETLLVHVGIADRVLPPLAAIYRDKGVELRGCGRTRALLGADVIEATELDWYTEYTAPILSIKIVDDLDEAIEHINTYGSKHTDAIVSEHFSDARRFLNEVDSASVMINASTRFADGFEYGLGAEIGISTDKLHARGPVGLEGLTSEKYVVFGDGHVRT, encoded by the coding sequence ATGACTGAGTCCGTTCTTGACTACATGACCCGCCTGGGTCGCGCTGCCCGTCAGGCCTCGCGGTTGATCGCCCGTGCGAGCACCGCGCAGAAGAACCGTGCCCTGCTGGCTGCCGCCGACGCTCTGGATGCTTCGCGCTCCGAGCTCACCGCCGCCAACGAACTGGACCTGGCCAACGGCCGCGCCAATGGCCTGGAGCCGGCCCTGCTGGACCGCCTGGCGCTGACCCCGGCACGTATCGACGACATGATCGAAGGCCTGCGTCAGGTGGCCAAGCTGCCTGACCCCATCGGTGAAATCCGTGATATGCGCTACCTGCCGTCCGGCATCCAGGTCGGCAAGATGCGCGTGCCCCTGGGCGTGATCGGCATCATTTACGAGTCGCGTCCAAACGTGACCATCGACGCCGCGAGCCTGTGCCTCAAGTCTGGCAATGCCACCATCCTGCGCGGCGGTTCCGAGGCGATCAATTCCAACCGCGCCATTGCGGCCTGCATCCAGCAGGGCCTGGCCGTGGCCGAATTGCCTGCCGAAGTGGTGCAAGTGGTGGAAACCACCGACCGCGCCGCCGTGGGCGCGCTGATCACTATGCCGGAATTCGTCGACGTGATCGTGCCGCGCGGTGGCAAGAGCCTGATCGAACGCGTCAGCCGCGATGCCAAGGTGCCGGTCATCAAGCACCTGGACGGCGTGTGCCACGTGTTTATCGACGTCGCCGCCGACATCGACAAGGCGATCCGCATCGCCGACAACGCCAAGACCCACCGCTACGCCCCGTGCAACACCATGGAAACCCTGCTGGTGCACGTCGGCATTGCCGATCGCGTGCTGCCGCCGCTGGCTGCCATCTACCGCGACAAGGGCGTCGAGCTGCGCGGTTGCGGGCGTACCCGTGCGCTGCTGGGCGCGGACGTGATCGAGGCGACCGAGCTGGACTGGTATACCGAATACACCGCGCCGATCCTGTCGATCAAGATTGTCGACGACCTCGACGAAGCCATCGAACACATCAACACCTACGGCTCCAAGCACACTGACGCTATCGTTTCCGAGCATTTCAGCGATGCGCGACGCTTCCTCAACGAAGTGGATTCCGCCTCGGTGATGATCAACGCTTCGACACGCTTTGCCGACGGCTTCGAATACGGCCTGGGGGCGGAGATCGGTATTTCCACCGACAAGCTCCACGCCCGTGGCCCGGTTGGCCTGGAAGGCCTGACCAGCGAGAAGTACGTGGTGTTCGGCGACGGTCATGTGCGCACTTGA
- a CDS encoding DNA-3-methyladenine glycosylase translates to MPSSSPQLPASALPDSFFDRDAQTLARDLLGKVIRHRVGEIWLSARIIETEAYYVAEKGSHASLGYTEKRKALFLDGGHIYMYYARGGDSLNFSAHGPGNAVLIKSAYPWVDELSGPTSLAQMLLNNPNADGSPRASQKLCAGQTLLCKALGLKVPMWDAKRFDQELLYVEDVGQAPSQIIQTTRLGIPSGRDEHLMYRFVDAGYAPYCTRNPLRRGQVEGRDYFLI, encoded by the coding sequence ATGCCCAGTTCATCGCCGCAACTCCCCGCCAGCGCCCTGCCCGACAGCTTCTTCGACCGTGACGCACAAACGCTCGCGCGCGATTTGCTCGGAAAAGTCATACGCCATCGCGTGGGAGAAATCTGGCTTTCGGCGCGAATTATTGAAACCGAAGCGTATTACGTGGCCGAAAAAGGCAGTCACGCGTCATTGGGCTACACAGAAAAGCGTAAGGCTTTGTTTCTGGATGGTGGCCATATCTACATGTACTACGCCCGTGGCGGCGACTCCCTTAACTTCAGCGCCCATGGGCCAGGCAATGCCGTGTTGATCAAATCGGCCTATCCATGGGTCGATGAATTATCCGGCCCGACCAGCCTGGCGCAGATGCTGCTGAACAACCCGAATGCCGACGGCAGCCCGCGCGCCTCGCAAAAGCTGTGCGCCGGCCAGACCCTGCTGTGCAAGGCCTTGGGTCTGAAGGTGCCGATGTGGGACGCCAAGCGCTTCGATCAGGAATTGCTCTACGTTGAAGACGTGGGCCAGGCACCGAGCCAGATCATCCAGACCACCCGCCTGGGCATCCCCAGCGGGCGCGATGAGCACCTGATGTACCGCTTCGTCGATGCTGGCTATGCGCCTTATTGCACGCGGAACCCGCTGCGCCGGGGCCAGGTCGAAGGCCGCGACTATTTTTTGATTTGA